Genomic DNA from Acomys russatus chromosome 24, mAcoRus1.1, whole genome shotgun sequence:
aataataataataataataataataataataatagtctaAAGATAGGAAGAGGTGTCTCAAGAGGCTGCCCTGTCCTCAAGTCTGTCGCCTTTACTCCTTTGGTCATTAGATTATTAGGAAGCACTGTGACCGGTCAATAGAAGCCATGTGGGGGACAGGAAGGATGACAGGGGGCAAAGTGGTGAATTATAGGTGAGGAGCAGGGACAAAGTCAAAGAGAGGGTGATTTAGCTCCGGCCACAGCCAGCTGGGAAGAAAAAGGGCATCCTACAAGGAGGGCACACGGTGTGCAAGGCCAGAGaggtgtagctgaggctggtgtGCTTGAGCACATGAGTCAGAATCCTAAGCTACACCACGGAACAGGCTGAAGGTGGGGCTAGGAGTGGTAGCGACGTCATCATAAGAAGGGTGTGAGTTTTAACCACAATTATGGGCCCAGTTCTGCTGTTGGAGAAAGCCACTGATggcagaaaggtgtgtgtgtgtgtgtgtgtgtgtgtgtgtgtgtgtgtgtgtgtgcacgcgcatgtgtgtgtgtgtgtgcgtgtgtgcatatgtgtgcatgtgtatgtgtgtgtgtgtgtgctctgagcCCATGGAAGCAATTTGGAGTTGTTTTGATCACTACAGAACATGCTTTGCCCTGGCCCTCGCCTGCCCTGCCTATCTCCTGCACCCCAGCTTCTTACCTGCTCGCCTTTGGTGTGGCTGGGGGAGGCATAGGCCTCCGGGTAATGCTGCCGCTCAAATGGGCACTCAAGTGACTCGAGATGGTGCTGGCTGAAGGTGTCCGTACGAAGGTGCTTTCGAGgaccgctgctgctgctctgtgagTCAATGCTCAAACGACAGCTGTCCTGGTCACCTAGTGCCCCCAGGCAGGAAGAAAGCTTTCAGGAAACCCTTCTGCCAAGCCACCAGAGCAAGGTAGCCAAAAACAGAAGAGCCCATGGCCTGAAGAGGTGGGAATGGGGCCAGCTAAGGGAGAGGACCCATGCTCCTGTGAATAGGGGGTCTCAGAGCCCTACCAAGGCCATGGGGGGAAAGGCTTGTCTTCCTAGCAAAGCTTGAGCAAAGTGGTCTCCTGTGCCTCATGTCACCCACAGGTCCCCTGAGCACTCACTATCATCCATCTTTCTCTTGTTGTCACTGCCAGGCTGAGCAATCCCCAGGAGCCCGTTGATAGAGTAGGTAGAGCCCAAGGAATCCGACTGGGGTGACTCTGGGGGTGTTACAGCTGAGCTGGGGACTGCAATGGAAGAACGAGAGGGTCAGAAATGGTGGGGTGATACCCCTCATAGCCCCTACCACCACCATGGATTCAAAGCAGCAGGCTATGCGGTGGGCAGAGGCCCCGGAGAGCCAGAGTCCTTCACTCCGAGGGCCTGTTGGTGAGAAGGCTTCCTAGAATGATATTTGTCTGAAGTGTGTCCATTTCCTCATGTTCCTGTGAGTCTCCCATGAGCATTGATGTAGACTTCACCTGAGGGGTAGTAACTCAGTCCATGTAAGGCATATGAGCATTCATAtgttcttgtgtgtctgtgtctgtatgagtgAGTTGACTGGGTCTTACATTCAAAGGTATGGGGACAGCCAAATCCTAGCACACTCACTCAGTGTGTGTCCTGGGCTCAGAGACTTGGTGGCCACACAGCTGTCCATGGGGAGGTTGAATGGCTGCTGCACTTTGGTTCGGATGATTCTGTGAAGAACCAAAAGGACTGTTAGAGAAAGAGAGTGGAAGAGGAGCTATGGCTGTCACAGACCCAACTCACCTTTATGTCAACCCACCTGACATCCTAAATGTCTCTCCAACTCATTGGGTCCACAATCAACCTCTGACCTCACCTCACTCTTCATAGCTGCTTCTTTGTGTCCCATGTCATGACTAGAAGCATAGGTGTCTCCAGGAGCTTATCGGGGTTCTGTGGATTTGACCTTGACAGCCTCCCCAGAGTCGATTGTGTGGTGCATCTCCTTGTTAACAtctgagtgtgtgccaccatctgaTCTGTTCCTCTAGGGGCCCGCAGCAGCCCACCCCACACACTCTCACTGATTCTCTCCCTTTCAGCCAGAGTGAGTTTTTTCAAATACAAATCAGCTTCCTGCTTAAAATACACTAATGGCTGCCTACTGCACATGCATCAAAAGGCAGGGATATGTTACAACGACCCCTGGCTTCTTGGGGGCAGTTTCTTCTAGCCTTCTCTGTTCGTCAGGCCTTTCTTGTCTCTTGACTAACTTTGTTTCATCTCCTTGTGCGAGCTCTTGTTAACCACAGGGATGTTATATGGCAGTCTCAGAGTTCCTCTGGTACCCGCTCCACCTAATTAATTCCTACTTAAGGAATCCCTCTCGCTTAAGGAATTCCCCTGAAACAAGTTACCATAGGCTACCCCAGTGCCCATCAGGCTCTTAGCCTCCTCAGCAGGACAAGTAGATGCATCCTTGGCATGTCTGTGTGGGCactctgtttgtgtctgtgttatCATTAGACTGTAAACTCCACAAGAACAGGGATTTTGTGATCTGGGCACTAATACGGAAAAAAACTCAGTgggaatgagtgagtgagtaaggGGTGGATGAAAAGGCAGTGAGCAAATGGCTGAAAAAGTTAGCTAGTGACCAAGCACTCAAAGAGGGCCAGGAAAGGATCTGCTCAAGAGATTTCTTTCACAGAATGGAAGAGGTTATGGGTGTTCGAGGGAGCAAATGAGATACAGGACAGCATAGTGTGGGGACACAGGAAAGCAACACAGCATGAGCAAGGGAAGGCTGCATGGGGTGACATGTACCAGGCCTAGGAGCTCCTGCCTGAGTCTCCAAAGTAAAGCCTCTTCCAAAATCACCCCTAGTCCACCCAGGCCAGGCCCTTCATGTTTCTTACAGGAATCTTCCAGAACCGTGGGGCCCAGGAGGGTGCCAGAAGCTGCTGCCTCTCACCTGTTGATGGAGCTGACACTGGGCACAGTGTCATTGTCACAAACGCCTTCTGCCAGAAGCCGGTCCCGGATCTCCCAAGCAAACATGGTCGGGTTCTGGCGCTTGTAGTCCCCTATCTTCTCCACCACCTTTGGGGTGGCCACCTTGGGCTTGGAGCCCCCTATCACTCCAGGCCGAATGCTGCCAGTCTCGTAGTACCTACTCCAATAGAGAACCCCCCAAAATTACCCAATAAGCAGGTGGGGCCTGTGAACAGGGACCCGGCAAGAGCTTCTGTCACCTCTGAGTCTCCTGAGGAGTGACATGGGACCTGAGACATGTCCCTCCTGCAACTCCTGCTCAACCTAACACTAGATCTCTCTCCTACAATGCACTTCTCTTACTTGGGTAGATTTGTGTTGCTACCAAAGCAAAACCTGTCTGCAATGGCCTCGCTCAGTCTCCTCCCCGCCCCATCCCTGTACTTGCATCAGAAAGAACACAAAGATCCTCCTAGTGAGAAAGGACTTTCTTTATTGATGCTGGAGAGTCACAGGCCTGCAGTGGATGCTTCTTTCACCCCACCTTCTCTTAGCCCGGTTGACCTGTTCCTTTGCTCTCCTGGCCTCACTCAGGGAAGCCAGCGAGAGTCCCTGAACCCTCTGCTGCTCTGCCGGGCCACCTGTGCCTTGTCCAAGTCGGAGTCACCCTCTGCTCTCCCTCACCCTTTCCTCTCTGGTTTTTCTACCAGGTTCCATGGTCCAAGTTGAAGCTGCTTCTCAGGTCCAGCCTCCCTTTGAACCCCTGGCCTGACTCAGCCCCTACACATGAACCTCCTCCTTCACCGCCTGTCCACCCCACAGCTAGCTGGCTAGCCGGTCAGTGGCTTGATCAAGATGGCCTCTGGTCATCTTTGTCTTCTGGGGTCTTTTGTTTAAAAGTCATTGTCATTACCACTCAAAGCTCTTCTTTCTGGCACTCCATAATCTTCTTACAATACTCTCTCTTTGGCCCTAAGAAAAGGCCACTTTCCCTCTAGCaatttcagacagacagacagacagggctctccgtgattctttttttttttttttttttaaccatggaagatttgttttgtttttatgtatattttatttattataatttaatcacattacattacgattattatcccctcactcttgtcTTCCCGTCTCCACCCTCCCcatctcttctgccctactcccctccctggTTCTCTACAGCCCAGCCCCTGTACTTCCCTGAAGCAGAGCTTCCCCTGAACCTACATGTGTGTGCCAGACCTGAGGAGTAAAGTAGACAGGACATGGAACTCTGGAACCCCCCAACTCTCTACTTAAAGAATATTTCCGATGGAAGTGCCAAAGACTCTGGTGACCCTTGTCCTTCTGAACCCGCGTCCTTTGGCTCTCAGCCCCGACTGGGAGAATCAGAGGCACTTGCGTGGGGTGGAGGATAATGGCGCACATACATTTGAGTCCATGCCCTTTTCTTGGGCTATGTTAGAGGTCAGAGTTTTGGggtacagccagggctgtgaaCCACCACGCTGAGTCTCagaggtcagtggttctcagtcctCCATGTTTCTGAGGTTCTTGCTTCCTGGCCATTTAACAAAAGCCACAAGCCCAGCTCACTAGGCCGGCTCACTAGGGCTGGGCTGTGACTCTTATTAAACATCCTCGTTGCTTCTCTGACAGATACTCTGAAAGGCGGGTGGTACCCAGGCCTGCAGCCGGGAGGCTGACCATGGAAGGCAAGCCTTGCAGGGAAGGTGGTGTGGTGTGCGGTGAACTTCGTGCTTACCTGCCGAGGATCTTGCTCACACAGCCGTGGCTGACCCGGAGCTGGCGAGAGATATCACAGGGCCTTACACCCTGGTGGGCCAGGTCCACAATGCGTTGACGGACAACTTCCGGCAGAGGCCTGCCGTTCACAAAGGCCCCCCCTAGCTGATTCAGCCCTCCGTGGCCTAAAAAGACAGCATTGTCAGGGACAAGTGTCAGATCCGGGTGGTAAATGTTGGGTGAGTAGGAATACAGTGCACTCCGCGGTCAAGTGCGCCCCCATCTTACTCAGAAACACACTTCCTGGGAAAGCTGGCACAGGTAGTATAA
This window encodes:
- the Pax8 gene encoding paired box protein Pax-8 isoform X3; this translates as MPHNSIRSGHGGLNQLGGAFVNGRPLPEVVRQRIVDLAHQGVRPCDISRQLRVSHGCVSKILGRYYETGSIRPGVIGGSKPKVATPKVVEKIGDYKRQNPTMFAWEIRDRLLAEGVCDNDTVPSVSSINRIIRTKVQQPFNLPMDSCVATKSLSPGHTLIPSSAVTPPESPQSDSLGSTYSINGLLGIAQPGSDNKRKMDDSDQDSCRLSIDSQSSSSGPRKHLRTDTFSQHHLESLECPFERQHYPEAYASPSHTKGEQGLYPLPLLNSALDDGKATLTPSNTPLGRNLSTHQTYPVVAGREMVGPTLPGYPPHIPTSGQGSYASSAIAGMVAGSEYSGNAYSHTPYSSYSEAWRFPNSSLLSSPYYYSSTTRPSAPPTSATAFDHL
- the Pax8 gene encoding paired box protein Pax-8 isoform X1, translated to MPHNSIRSGHGGLNQLGGAFVNGRPLPEVVRQRIVDLAHQGVRPCDISRQLRVSHGCVSKILGSRYYETGSIRPGVIGGSKPKVATPKVVEKIGDYKRQNPTMFAWEIRDRLLAEGVCDNDTVPSVSSINRIIRTKVQQPFNLPMDSCVATKSLSPGHTLIPSSAVTPPESPQSDSLGSTYSINGLLGIAQPGSDNKRKMDDSDQDSCRLSIDSQSSSSGPRKHLRTDTFSQHHLESLECPFERQHYPEAYASPSHTKGEQGLYPLPLLNSALDDGKATLTPSNTPLGRNLSTHQTYPVVADPHSPFAIKQEAPELSSSSSTPSSLSSSAFLDLQQVGSGGPAGASVPPFNAFSHAASVYGQFTGQALLSGREMVGPTLPGYPPHIPTSGQGSYASSAIAGMVAGSEYSGNAYSHTPYSSYSEAWRFPNSSLLSSPYYYSSTTRPSAPPTSATAFDHL
- the Pax8 gene encoding paired box protein Pax-8 isoform X2; this encodes MPHNSIRSGHGGLNQLGGAFVNGRPLPEVVRQRIVDLAHQGVRPCDISRQLRVSHGCVSKILGRYYETGSIRPGVIGGSKPKVATPKVVEKIGDYKRQNPTMFAWEIRDRLLAEGVCDNDTVPSVSSINRIIRTKVQQPFNLPMDSCVATKSLSPGHTLIPSSAVTPPESPQSDSLGSTYSINGLLGIAQPGSDNKRKMDDSDQDSCRLSIDSQSSSSGPRKHLRTDTFSQHHLESLECPFERQHYPEAYASPSHTKGEQGLYPLPLLNSALDDGKATLTPSNTPLGRNLSTHQTYPVVADPHSPFAIKQEAPELSSSSSTPSSLSSSAFLDLQQVGSGGPAGASVPPFNAFSHAASVYGQFTGQALLSGREMVGPTLPGYPPHIPTSGQGSYASSAIAGMVAGSEYSGNAYSHTPYSSYSEAWRFPNSSLLSSPYYYSSTTRPSAPPTSATAFDHL